AGTGACACTAGAGTCCGGGCCCGTGTGAAGGGGCTGCCCACAAGGTGGGGTTACCTCCCCTCTCATGTGGATCCTGGTCATCAATGAGCTCCTAGTGGCACTAGAAAACCTAGGAGTATATGCTGTAGGCTACGCCGATGACGTCGCACTGATGATTAAAGGCTCAAGCCCGACGGAGATGAGATGGAGAACACAACGTGCTCTAGATCTCATACAGAAATGGTGCATAGGAAAATCTCTAAGGGTTAACCCCAACAAAACAGAGATGGTACTCTTCACCAAAAGAAGGAAGCTGAAAATTACGGCTCCCTCTATCTTTGGCATGGAGCTTAAATTCTCAAAGGAGGTACGCTATTTAGGCGTAACTCTAGACAGTAAGCTCACATGGAGAAGCCATATCGAGAAGCAGACCCAAAAAGCAACTGCCACTTTCTGGGCATGCAGAAGAATATTTGGCATAACATGGGGCCTGAAACCAAGACTGATCAAGTGGATTTACACGGCGATCTTGGTTCCACAGCTCACCTTTGCCTCTGTTGTATGGTGGCCTTCGCTTAAGAAGAACATCAACATCAAGGCATTCCTAAAAGTCTACCGACTGTCGTTGCTAGGGATAACTGGGGCTCTAAGAACCACAGCTACCTTAGCAATGGGGGCGCTCCTGAACCTGGAGCCCCCGCATATCACTGCAGAAGCTCTTGCTATGAAAACAGCAATGAGATTGCTCTTTAACGGACACTGGACAAGGGCAAGAAGCGGACATGCAGCCATCCTAAGGGACAGGGGACTCGACAGATTCCTAACCCAAGGAGGAGACATGAGCCCTCGAAGCTACCACTTCAGACGTCAATATAAGGTCCTTATCCCAAGTAGGCAGGAATGGGACGAGGAAAACAAGAGCATCCTGTCCCCCATAGGGCTAGTCTGGTATACGGACGGCTCAAAAACGGACAAAGGGGCAGGAGCTGGAATTTATAGCAGTGGACCGAAAACAGAAATCTCTCTGCGGCTAGGGGACACTGCTTCGGTTTTCCAGACAGAGGTATACGCGATCTGGGCCTGTGTAGAGCACATTTCTAAGCTCAACCACAGGAACAAGCACGTATACATCTGCAGCGATAGTTGCGCTGCGCTCAGGGCACTAGAACAAACTGAAGTGTCCTCGAGACTAGTGCGAAAATGCATAGACTCCCTAAATGAATTAGCAGAGTATAACAAAGTCAAACTACTGTGGGTACCGGGCCATAGCGGGAACGCAGGAAATGACAAAGCAAATGAGCTGGCGAAAGCGGGAGCTCGTAAAAGAGACCCTGAACCAGTAATCAGCATAGCGGTGCCTTTTAGTCTCATAAAGCAACACGCTTCCCTATGGACTAACGACAAGTTTCAGGAAGTGTGGGCAGAGGCAAAAGGCATGATGCATACGAGGGCACGTTTTAAAGGACCCTCCAAGACATTAGGCTTGTCCTTGATAGGGCTCGACAAGAAGCTGCTAAGGCTAACTGTCGGGTATATCACAGGACACTGGCTAACCGGCAGGCATCTGAGACGCCTAGGCATCTCAGATCACTCGATGTGCCCCAGATGCCTATCGGAGGAGGAAACTCCTCTACATCTAATCCTCCATTGCAGAAAACTGGCAACAGCCCGAAAGGACATACTAGGATTCTGCGATGGAGAGTCTATTGATATACAGGAGATTGGCGTGGGACAGTTGCTTCACTTCTTGAAGCAGACAGGCCTG
This genomic interval from Cotesia glomerata isolate CgM1 linkage group LG1, MPM_Cglom_v2.3, whole genome shotgun sequence contains the following:
- the LOC123262274 gene encoding uncharacterized protein LOC123262274, which translates into the protein MWILVINELLVALENLGVYAVGYADDVALMIKGSSPTEMRWRTQRALDLIQKWCIGKSLRVNPNKTEMVLFTKRRKLKITAPSIFGMELKFSKEVRYLGVTLDSKLTWRSHIEKQTQKATATFWACRRIFGITWGLKPRLIKWIYTAILVPQLTFASVVWWPSLKKNINIKAFLKVYRLSLLGITGALRTTATLAMGALLNLEPPHITAEALAMKTAMRLLFNGHWTRARSGHAAILRDRGLDRFLTQGGDMSPRSYHFRRQYKVLIPSRQEWDEENKSILSPIGLVWYTDGSKTDKGAGAGIYSSGPKTEISLRLGDTASVFQTEVYAIWACVEHISKLNHRNKHVYICSDSCAALRALEQTEVSSRLVRKCIDSLNELAEYNKVKLLWVPGHSGNAGNDKANELAKAGARKRDPEPVISIAVPFSLIKQHASLWTNDKFQEVWAEAKGMMHTRARFKGPSKTLGLSLIGLDKKLLRLTVGYITGHWLTGRHLRRLGISDHSMCPRCLSEEETPLHLILHCRKLATARKDILGFCDGESIDIQEIGVGQLLHFLKQTGLANLQDI